The following DNA comes from Apis cerana isolate GH-2021 linkage group LG14, AcerK_1.0, whole genome shotgun sequence.
TAGTCTCAGTCTTTTGCCACACTTTAGCTTGATAACATTTTGTAAtgagtaattataattatcatcgcAATCATTGTCTTCAGCAACATCgtcattattgttaaataatatttatggcCATACCTactttttgttctttctttctttttttttacactttcgtgattttattatatttataacgctTTTTATCTTTGTGAATTCTTTTACACTACCGATCGAGTCTAATGATAATATCGgaactttgaaataatataaagaatatttacaaatgaagtatcaaaattctttcttgaaataaataaaaaaataccgaatgatatatgatttctttatgattaaacaaaattaatgaatgtgaaataatcatttaatgatatatgacTGATTGatagaattcaattattaattaaaattacaaagttccttaattttataacatctaCTAACATTTCGTACACGTACTTATACATTGCGCGATTATTTTGGTATAAAATGTCCGTTCCTTAGtccacaataaataaaaagcgaGTTCTTTTAAACACGTCCATGCAACTGGttgtcaaataattttctaattacgaTAGTTGCTTCAGTGtaattctttgatatataCGTGTTTATATGTGATctacaaacatttaaaattcatcgaaataaCAGAGGAGAACAAATATTTCAGCACTCCTTctgtatgaaataatatgtatatatatatatatatatatatttttttttatatatatatatggctcATTAGATCACTGTCTTATAGATGCAGAAATATAGAATGCAGTCTTTTCCTTGTACATATATAGATTGTTTCCTCGAGAGCGTTAATGGCACTAATATAAGTTtgggatttttattttgtgcgGTAAGTGGTATTATCAAAATAGATAGTTGTTTTAACTATTTGTTACATAGTATAAGtacataatatagtataagaaATATGCgattatatcttgaaaaagtttatgaactatcataatattcattatttcgaaaactaCAAATCTTgctattcttaaaaaatcaatgtgaaattagaattattgtcgtaattatatataactgatTCTTTGGctttcgaggaaaaatatattttacgattctCTGACCGCTCACTATATTTCAGTATCTATATGAGAGTAATTcagaattactattttttatccgAAATACGTAACAAGCGGTTTATGAAATTTACGCgacataaaaattgataaaacgttttaaattttcttcttgaacATACGATAAATCatccttttcttttaacaGTTTGTTTGTccaatcattttttcatatcaccGCATGTCACAACTCTTAACAGTATGAAGATATCCTTAGAATGATACTTAAAGCTCTTACAACTTTTACAACACACTTGCATACAGAGAATAGTAATAGCTGGGGTTTTGGACTAGACGTGATGCGGTTGAAGATGAGGCAACCTGCTGGACGAGTTGGATCAGGATTTCATATTATTGGATTCATCAAGCCGCCTTTCTGTTCCTACagttaataaatttgtgaacTCCATTTCTAACAATTGTCGAGcctgttaaaatataatttttatttaatttatataatttaatttatacaatttaattatataaattttaatgtaatgtatttaacacttcattaaattataacatacTTGTGTGTTTTGGGTTGGAATTTGTAAAGCTAGAGCAAAACTATTTGCGTCGAAGCTTTCATCAAGGGCTATAAGAGCTCCATGTACACCAGATTCTAAGAGATTGTTCCCATATTCctagattatatttacatatccgagattatattttcttatatataatattcaaaataaaaaatttattaaatttagtatttaattaaataaaattaaaaataatgaattaattaaattaaaaaatttaaaaataaaattactttcagGCCGATAGATTGCACCCATCTTATAACGCGATCATTACTCCATACAAGAACATCAACATTAGCACCTTCTGCCATTcgtcttctttcttctaattGTTGcctatcataatttaatcgcTTTAAACATGAAATACCATATTGCAAACTTgttctgtaaaaataattaaaatttaaatcaagcatttaaatgattgaaataataaatttttatttcttaatcattACCTATGAAAACTATCAACCATCCTAAGTTGACCACGAAGGTCTTTTTTAGTAAGATGATCCAACATTCTAGCATCAACAAGGCACTCCATGAAAGTGGATCGATATTGAGGCAAACCGAGACTTGGAAGCCAAACATTACCAATCCATTCATGGTTCATATCTCCAAATGCTAACGTTGTGCGAGAAGTTTTTGGTGCTGATGGACTTGTAAGAGATACCATTTCTTGAATAGCTAATCGTAATTTCAATCGATGCAAAGGATTActaggaataaaaattattaaattgaatattaataattttttatcataatattctatcatattttacaaataatatattagtattataatagcaatatttataataaaaataatatgaattgtataattttattttgtacctTATACCAATTTCACGTTGAATCTCGGTATCACTAAGAGCACTCATTATGGCACCACTTTTGACATTTGCTCGACAAGCCGCAACATACCATGTCGGCATGCCTACCCAAAGCTCAAGCCAAGCCACTACTGTTGGCCCATTCCAGAGAGCAAACGGTGTTCCAGCTTTCATTGCTTCTGCCAAAAGTTCGTGCCGTGAAGAATCTAGCATACTTCCAAACATACTTggactaaaattaaattaatattataatatttattcagtaAATATtcggtaaatatttaaaatataaatgtattcttatcaattatatctatataccttttcttttttctgcgATCAAAATCACTTTTACTACCCATAGTTCCAGCTACAGAAACACTATCTCCATAATCAGGATCTGCAGGTGTACCTGCTCCTCCCATACCTGGTATATCTCCAGGCATTGGTGTATCTTTTCCTTTAATCTGTAATtaaatctctttctctcttatttctttagtaattaattattcagttATTATTgcatgttaattaaaatctgcatcaccttttcttttttgctgaAAAATCTACCAAGACTGCTTTTAATGCCTTTCTTCTTTTGAGCTGCAGCcactgctgctgctgttgctggaCTCATGGTAGATTGCATATGCAAATGTGAACTAGACAGTTGTCCAATTGGTAATCCAACACCAGACAAATTGTTTTTATGCAAACTGTCCTGGCTGCTATGTCGTGAGGACAATGGGGAAGGGGGAGTCCCAGAATTGAGTGCGCCGTTGTTATGTTGCCCATGCCTGCTGCATGGAGCGCTAatctaatttctatttctactcTAAATAATGCATTCTGGCCCATACACTATTcggtttttacttttttctatatacttctatatttcgtttatcatccaaaatattaaaattattttaaaattttttgaaaatacatcaccatcatcatcaaacaattgaaattaacaACAGGATTCATTAAACtgactaatttttaatatttaaaggaaTATATGTCAAATGTTTTTTACTGTTTAGTATGTTTTAATTTACGtgagataaaatatgattaaagaagaaatatgatTACTGAGCCAAGTGAATTGCATTACTTAAAAGATTTTAGCaacaataatgattatatataaatataagcacAAATACTATTTaactatgaataataataattttccattctaaaatatttaatattaataaaaataatattcctatTTGAATCAAATTAAAGCATTTAAGTTTTAATCTTACAATTCtattcaagatatttataaatataccaattaatatttattgcaagtGTTTAACTAAcacaaaaaaacaaacaaaaaaaaagaagcaatatctataattttagaagctcatggaaaaaaatactattacatcatattttgattaattatgtaaatatgacataatattatgtaaaagaatagatatttttttccagaaaCATCCAAAATGATTAACTATGTTCAataaaatagtgaaaaaagaattgtaataCCTACTCAGTATTACAGGCAAGGCATAAAAACCTGGAAATATAGCTGATCACTGCTTATGAGATGAGATTGCCATAATAAATACTGTTTAAAAACAAAGATATAGAAAGAccattttatctataaattttattaaaattattgtaatcatttattgaaataataaaatgattaattttatttattgaatctatctatatctttgtatctatttttttaaaaacaacctTATTCGCGTAGGAGATTCAGACGAGATGTTAATTCGATGCAATTCTCTTGGCTGCTTAAATTCCCTTGTTTGTTTGAGACAGCGATGTCTATCGTGAACTGGGCAGGCTTGAATGTACGATGAATGGAAGAAGCTAATATCAGTTTCTTCCAGGAACTCATTTCTATCAGATCTATCAGTCGGTTCATCCGTACCACTGTGCTCGAAAATTGAGGCTGTAGGCATGTATGTGATATCTTGCATactattcattaattatatgttttttatgataaaaaatcagttatagaatcattaaaatagaaacattaatacatgcaaaatataattataattatcaattttatttcttgcaaAAACCTAAGATCATCTTAGTAAATCCCTTTTTCCGAAAAAAGGTATAAAAAGGATCTGTTACCATCGATATCACTTAGGTCGACCTCAAAGTTGTTCATTTTGTTATGCCCACATAGGTCACTCAAATATGTCGTGCACAGCGGCATATGTTGTGGATTACATGCAGTACTACGATCTTTAATTAACCTGTGAGCAGGAAAACCACTGCTGGGAAATCCGGCTTGTCCAGTGCGTCTGGCAGCATAAACAACGCACAATACTAACTACTTACAATGTAATTAATGAATCTTTTTCAATCCCATCTCTATGTATGCAAGAACTTTgatgatttatatatcaatttcggtatataactatttaaacACTAAtcattattagtaaaaaaaatattattaaaaaaattaaaaaaaatatatttgcaacatTCAATACACACAAGAATcagcaaaataaaaagaaagaagaaaatataaattatagaaaaattttgaaatagtcCTCATTATAAGAGATGTGATTGTTAaagtattattcataattagtATTAtgcatgaaatattcattgctttcttataattcttatataatttataattattaaatctatgaaaaagtttgaaatttattaatatcgacaaattgaaaatttaaaataatttaagatatacCTTCTGAGCTCCTCTTGACTATGAGCAAGGACTTGTGCTACTCGTTCTAGCCTGATTGATCGAGCAGTTAATGGTGAAGCTGCATCGCTGCCACCACTTCCTGCACCACCAGTACTGTCTCTTTCACTCACTGAATGTAATTCTTCACCTGATAACTGCAACTATGACAAGAAATtacagtatataaaaattatgttgttttataaaaatacaattaaataataacaaaaataattgtaatcataattatttacctGGCTCGCAGGAAGAGATTCTGAAAGTTGACCTGGACTAGCTAAAGAAGCAGCATATTGGTGAAGATGCGCTGGAGACATTGATGCCGGTGCCTTTAAATagacaaaaatattcatataaatttaaaattattaagaattataaaataaacagaaCTTACAGtatgatatttatgtaaataatctcTATTTGGACTATGATGTGATTTTGGAGTGGATCGTCCACTTAATGGTGGAGATGCACGTTCAAGACTTCGTCCTCTCgctaataaattcatatgttCAAGACTACCAACTCGGGACTCTAATTCTTCAGCTCGTGCTTCGgtactttgtttttcttccttcATCAAAAGCATACTTTGatacataaaatacataagtcgtagtataataaaaaatgtttaattacctggattaatctaatttcattattaattgcatCTAACTGTTCTTGTAACATTAGTGCTAATGTTTGAGCATCTGTATGTCCTGTAGGACTAATTACATCAGCTGCACAACTAAACAAACTTTCATTATCTCCATCACCTTCTGCATCACTAGACACATCAAATGCTTGTTGCACATTTGCAAGAACATGTGCTTGTTGTAACTTTTCCCATTCTTGTTCCGCTAATGTACGTGCTAcataattctgaaaaaattgaaaaacatattattttattatatacatttttatatatattattatatacattatatattcatatattcatattatatcatatatatttaatcttctaTATACTAAAGATACCTTTGATGGATCTTCTTCGATTGCAGGCCGTTTACCCGTTCTTCTTGGTAAAGAATGAGTATCAAAACTACTATGACTTGCACTTCTAGAAAAGGAACCTGGATCTACTGCATTTGGAGATAAACTTCTAGTTAAAGCATCAGtttgttgaatattaaatgcGATTTCCTGCTGAAGCATCTGTCTTTTTAcattatcaatttctaaaCGAGCTTTTCCTAATTCTTTAACTATGTCAGCCTTTTCATTTTGAAGATCTTCTGCAATTTTCCTAGTCTTTTCCAATTCTTGTGTAAgtgcatttttttcttctaatgcgtgcattctttcttttaaatgtaCTTGTAATCTTTCAttagattctaaaaaaataaatcaaaattaataaatataagaataattttttttattaattataattattttaagtaatatttgtataaattaccCGACAAAAGTTTATCAACAGTTGTACTAAGTCGCGTATTATGTTCTTCGTTCATCTTAAGTCGTTGATTAACACGCATcacttctgcatttttttcttcaagttGCGTTTCCAACCTCTGTATTCTATCCTCTGCACTTCCGTGTCTTTCTTGAGCctgcttattaaatatttcatacaattaaaatcgatGCTTACAAAcatcaaatttaaaactaaattcataaaagtatatttatttaatcgttctttatttcaaatatggataatatttcaataaatttaataagtaaagCTAAATTGgattgaagaataaatatatatctaacaaATATATCTACAAAAACGTGAGCACTAAACTACAATTATTGATaagctttgaaaataataacattgatTGCTATATTCAGCATATTTagtgttaaaataaaagtttaataaaaataaattatttttaaagccaatttttacctttataattaacatttgatTATCagcatattatatttcataactttagaagaaataaaaaaaaaaatcttgaatatttattgtttgtgTAATAAAGTAACCATAGCCaatgataaaaaacataagagaaaaatattgaaaagttcAAAGGCTACTTTAAGGAAAGATATTGAAGAGCAAGCATTCTAGATATAGATACATTTAAAAGCAGGAAGTATTGATAGAAGTGCAGaggaataagaaaagaataaactgATGATACAACGATTTAATTCCTCTGCGTACCTGGTTGGGCCTCCTCACCTGCGTCAGAGCCTCCATTCTTTGCTTTAATTGCTCTTCCATTTCTGGTAACTTAGCATATTGGGCTAATTTTTGCTCTGCAAGTTCTAATTTCTCCTGTATTGCtgctattttttcttcttggagctaaaaaatatttaaataataaattgcataaaaatatataataataaatatatttatataaataaattaatataaataaattaaatttatataaattgtaaataattaatatataatatatatatattatataatattatataatatataataatatataattgttaaaaaaacaagaaaataattacctTTAATTGAGCCTTCTTATGTTGTAGCTCCTGttccaatttttcattgaGATCATGTAAACTAGTAGACTCTCGTTGAGCATTAAGATAACGTTTTTCAAGAGTTGCTATCCTCTCTTCTTGGTCCTCTTTTTGAGCAACATTTTCGCGCAAATCTCTTTGTAGTTTGACATTCGTTTCTTGTGTTTTCAAAAGATCTTTCTGAGTTTTGGACAAAGTTTCTTCCAATTCTGCTACTCGTCCACTTAATTCAGCTACTCGTCGCTGCCATGTGCTCAATTCTGAGCtctaaaataatcattatgatatattattaataaaagtcaATGTACTTAcacacatataaaaaaaatatcaaaaattattttttgcatatctataaatttatattaataatatatattatactgcAATAAGAcataattttctgtttttctgattttaacttttaaaatttgaaatattaatataatataaatatacatatatttaatctaaatatgtaagatagtaataaattgtaaGTGTGTTCTTATAttgtgtttttatatatatgaaatgtttTGTGTTAGTATatcacataaataattatgttatttataaattttgagaaaaaactCATTCTTACATACTAAATCATGCGAATATAGAACtcaaaacatatattattgatatattctaCAACATGCTATAGGCGTTAATGATAATATGACacatgaaatggaaaaataattttaattgtgcaacatagtattataaaattgatatatttttgttgatataattttattaatatatttttaaaaatctcacaatattataatagaaacaaaatatagaaacaaaaatttcaataatcatttcataaatCTCTATCATACtttctaatatctaataaacacagtataaaattaatttagaagacctcttattaatattatataaaaatgaaaacatttaataatataaaaaaataatttattattatgttttgacATGCAATAGAATTCTGACgtctctaatttttaattgaagaacatcaaatcataaaaagtatttctttTAAGTTCTATAAAGTTCCAAATCATTGcatgcaaaaaagaaaagataaaatgaaaaaaagtatattcgtTCTGCATCTCAAAAAATAAGCAATCAAATGTTTTATCGCATGAAATGTTCCATGGatccatttatttaatcaGTTGGAAATCAtacatactttaaaaaattcgttgtGATGCTTTTTCATACCTGCTTATCAAGAGTAGCTTGTAAATCTATTACGCGCGCTGCAGAATCTTGGTCCGTAGGATCGAGACTGCCATTGCTCAGTCTACTTTCAATCTCTGTTGACTTCTCCGTACCTAGTTTTTGTATTGActgctgttgttgttgctgttgctgttgtggttgttgttgctgttgttgttgctgctggcCTGCTGCCTGCTCAGTCTCATTCTGCCCGATCACAACACTACATTCAGAATGCCTCGCTCGCATTGCCTGTCCTGCATCGCCGCGCAATTCCCAACAACTACGTATCTATGCAGCTACGTGACTAAACCTCTACTGTATACGCTATTGCGAATGCATTCTTGTGGATGCAACGATCGAAATGAATGGCAAACAAATGATCAGTTTATCGGTACAGATTTGAACTCTGTTAAAAAATGATCATATGATTTCTTCtgatcgatatataaaatgttatgatttaaaattgaaattattataaaaaagaaaacttgaatgaaatatggaataaaataattgataataaattattgttttaaattgtgACATGtgagaattattaatgatcaAATGTGTTTATGatgatatagaatataattttttaatcgttaataagTCAAAGGCTAAAATCTGTGACCAATAACTTCGATTAATACTTAATGCCGAAATTAGAAGCGTTTCAcagatagaaagaaagagaacaaGAGGATCTGATGACGCAAAAAATGAACTTTATCACTCTATGTAAAACAATGTGACtaagtgaaatatattaaaaccatGAACATGCATAGTGAAAAGATTGcataaatacaattgacaACGTTCAAACATCtttcttcatatatattcatatatatatatatatatgaattttttatgtatgatGAAGTGATTGTGAAGTATGAGGGAACAGTGTACGTGAAATATTTGTGGAGTGCATTATGCATGGATGTGcagcaatataaaattattttttagctaCCTTATTCTGTTGTTGACTATCTTCCGTTTGTCCGTTTTCCTTGGGCCTATCTTCTATAGTTTTAGGCGCATGTCcacttaatttatattgttggaGCTGcaaatttattcatagattagaaatagtttattattagcaaattaaattttgatataattgtttcttaagaatatataagctATCTACCTCTTCTTTGGTAATAGCTAATTCTTCTTCCAAACTTGTATTTCTTTCTAATGCAACTCGTAATCGTTCACGTACCTGAAAATTGATCactattaaaaatctatttcttatgttctcattaattttcagtaaacaattattatggctttaattattatatcttgaaatatattatatgtatttttttcaaccgGTGAATCGTTGCATTTGATCATTTTACACAAATTTACAATTCACCATTCTTTTATTTGGTTCGCTAGAAATGCAACGAGTACCAGTTTCAGGGCTGAACAGGAATTGCGATTCCGTATCCTCCCTCAAGGTTGCCAATGTGTCAATGTCGTCAAACAATGGATCAGAAAGTTCTTACTTTCTCGTCTAAAGCTTTGTGGTGCTCAAACAGACTTTTTAAAGCTTTAAGCACTTCAACTTCGGACGATACTCCAGATTGTGCAGCGGCTTGCCTCTTCACTACAGTCATCCTAAGCGATCGTTCATGTCGGGAAACCAGACATTCCAGATGCTCGAGCAGAAGCTGCAACAGAATCGTCTTGATGAGCAATGTCGTAGACACAAGTATCAgcttaaatctataaaatgcaCTAATGGACTGTTCTACGTACACGAGTATTATTCCTCTCCGCTTTTAACTctgatatttcttcttctctttctagAATACTTTCGCGGGCTGCAGCAAGCTCTTTCGTCAATTGAGAGAAAtcctagaattaaaaattaaaaattactaattagacattaataaatttaattaaaactcataaaataatatcaaataataagatattatttttttaaataaaattaatggtaaaataaaaatatttaataacaagagaattaaaatattattatatataaatattaatattaaatgaataaaaagaattgctataaagaatatatattgataagtaagatattatattatattatattatattaataataaatttttcaaaatcatttttagcgattcaaaaaaaaaaatgaagatgtATTTTTGATTAGTTGCAATAAGATAGTATAAATAGTATAGATAAAGATAGTATAGATTGAacaaaaatagttattttaagttattatcAAGTGATCTTAAATCGCGTAGagttttgaagaaataaacatCAAAACGGTCCAGAGTCAGTCTCAGTGGGAATCTCGATAGGGAAACTACACTTTCACCTTTTTCATTCAGGCACGTTTTATATACGCCTTCGAACGTGTTACTTCCGCTCGACACTCCAGCAGAatgttaaatctttatttataaatgctaCTACGATCGATATGGCCTTCCCTGTTGAAATAACATTGATAGCTCCTATATACTTTAAAAGAGCAAACAAATTTATGTTTGTCTTTAACCCTGTCCTTGATTTTTGCAACTTTTGCAACTTTTGTAgaacttgaaataattattgatatttaaaaaagtatatagttatatcttaaaaatgaaaaagaaaattcaaaaaatatataatttcaatttaacgtTATGCACATTGcacaattatattgaataattaactgAATCAATCAttacattttgatatattatatttttatattcaaatataaaatattttgaaaaatgcataaaaaaattgataaagaatcaattaaaatctataaagtAAAACGTTTCATGTCAGAAAAACATATGATAATATCATTGTACgaaaataaacatttgatTTTCAACTTAATTGCTATTCatcgattaatatattgaCAGAATAAGCAATGCAATTTCTGTTCAtccaaatatttaacatttaaagatttaaagataaatgatcatttgttaataaatgattatttgttAACAAGTCAATGATTTGTCTAAATCGATTCATTCAGATcttcataaagaaaaagagaaatcataatttttttcttttttctttcgtgcaacaaattgtaattaaaagaatataactttcaataaattatattaacaattaaaatgaatttttttatatctttatactagatgcatataattctatatattaagaCAAATctcatcaaaaaatatttaatacatttactctttacaattttattgatgATTAAGACGACGAATTTAATAtgtgcataattaaaaatgatataaataatataaattttccatagaaataatgataaataatgataatagatatataatgataatagacaatttttcgaatagaatacttgaaatgagaaaataatctCGGAAGAACACAAGaacaacagaaaaaattataaaattataaaagtttattataagttatataatctcaaaattaataaatcaaaaatttaattaaatttatctcgatCACTTTTGAAATGGATTATTTTGagttttctcaaaattttgttcttatgataatttaaaattagtcacttagaattaaaaattttctctcatttttattcattaattctcTGGTTTTTATCATTGCATTAAATAAAcgcaagaattatattttttctttcttcacatcagaaaagtaaattataatatcagaaTCAATGCTTTGATAAAGatcatacatttttaatacacTGTAATTGCATAATTCTCATAATATATTGCGCCATActcaaaataaatgcaaatgtaTATCtgcacataaatttaaattcaatcttaCGCATCACATTATACAATCGATATCGTGTAGAAATTATCATTGTTCTTATAGTGTATTCTCGACGACGACATCGTGAAGTAactataaaatcgataaatgcaCCGATCAGCATTCGGTCTACTATTTGccataatttctatttctttttttgattttttgcattttttaaaaggTAATTTGCATGagataattcgatttttaaatcttctttttttttttttgaaacaattgaatctaaaataaaaagaatataaattttaattttgtaagttAATGTTGATTCAAAGCtttcatttaaagaattaaaatataatagatataacatGACAAGATAaaacatgtttttttattgaaattcatttttaatttaaaattttatttcaatatgttttataaaatattgagaatgtatttttttagtattaatagcaagtttttgaaatataatagaaactttaaatatcgaaGTAAAGAAATA
Coding sequences within:
- the LOC108000652 gene encoding liprin-alpha-1 isoform X6 — its product is MWNMMCDVMPTIAEDSISQRSSQYSGEDANFEQLMVSMLDERDKLVESLRENQERLQETEARLQEVEKERDSLNRQLNANIPQDFSQLTKELAAARESILEREEEISELKAERNNTRLLLEHLECLVSRHERSLRMTVVKRQAAAQSGVSSEVEVLKALKSLFEHHKALDEKVRERLRVALERNTSLEEELAITKEELQQYKLSGHAPKTIEDRPKENGQTEDSQQQNKNETEQAAGQQQQQQQQQPQQQQQQQQQSIQKLGTEKSTEIESRLSNGSLDPTDQDSAARVIDLQATLDKQSSELSTWQRRVAELSGRVAELEETLSKTQKDLLKTQETNVKLQRDLRENVAQKEDQEERIATLEKRYLNAQRESTSLHDLNEKLEQELQHKKAQLKLQEEKIAAIQEKLELAEQKLAQYAKLPEMEEQLKQRMEALTQVRRPNQAQERHGSAEDRIQRLETQLEEKNAEVMRVNQRLKMNEEHNTRLSTTVDKLLSESNERLQVHLKERMHALEEKNALTQELEKTRKIAEDLQNEKADIVKELGKARLEIDNVKRQMLQQEIAFNIQQTDALTRSLSPNAVDPGSFSRSASHSSFDTHSLPRRTGKRPAIEEDPSKNYVARTLAEQEWEKLQQAHVLANVQQAFDVSSDAEGDGDNESLFSCAADVISPTGHTDAQTLALMLQEQLDAINNEIRLIQEEKQSTEARAEELESRVGSLEHMNLLARGRSLERASPPLSGRSTPKSHHSPNRDYLHKYHTAPASMSPAHLHQYAASLASPGQLSESLPASQLQLSGEELHSVSERDSTGGAGSGGSDAASPLTARSIRLERVAQVLAHSQEELRSRHGQHNNGALNSGTPPSPLSSRHSSQDSLHKNNLSGVGLPIGQLSSSHLHMQSTMSPATAAAVAAAQKKKGIKSSLGRFFSKKEKIKGKDTPMPGDIPGMGGAGTPADPDYGDSVSVAGTMGSKSDFDRRKKKSPSMFGSMLDSSRHELLAEAMKAGTPFALWNGPTVVAWLELWVGMPTWYVAACRANVKSGAIMSALSDTEIQREIGISNPLHRLKLRLAIQEMVSLTSPSAPKTSRTTLAFGDMNHEWIGNVWLPSLGLPQYRSTFMECLVDARMLDHLTKKDLRGQLRMVDSFHRTSLQYGISCLKRLNYDRQQLEERRRMAEGANVDVLVWSNDRVIRWVQSIGLKEYGNNLLESGVHGALIALDESFDANSFALALQIPTQNTQARQLLEMEFTNLLTVGTERRLDESNNMKS